One window of Candidatus Eremiobacterota bacterium genomic DNA carries:
- a CDS encoding transaldolase: MKSIKALKVKIFADGAKVEEMKEEYRKGIVKGFTTNPTLMRKAGVADYGAFAREVLREIRDLPVSFEVFSDEFASMEREARIIASWGGNVNVKIPITTTSGESSAPLIRKLSVEGISLNVTAILTMDQIRTAAESLAPEARSIVSVFAGRIADTGRDPVPMMKEAAEYLKGFPHIELLWASPRELLNIFHADECGCHIITVTADLLKKLSMVGMDLEELSLETVKMFYRDGQSLGYRIEA; this comes from the coding sequence ATGAAAAGCATCAAGGCTCTCAAGGTAAAAATTTTTGCCGACGGGGCCAAAGTGGAAGAGATGAAAGAGGAGTACAGGAAAGGCATAGTGAAGGGCTTCACTACCAATCCCACCCTGATGAGAAAGGCCGGTGTCGCCGATTATGGCGCCTTTGCCCGGGAGGTCCTGAGGGAGATCCGGGACCTCCCTGTGAGCTTTGAGGTCTTTTCCGATGAGTTCGCCTCGATGGAGAGGGAGGCAAGGATTATCGCCTCATGGGGGGGGAACGTGAACGTGAAGATTCCCATCACCACCACGTCGGGCGAGTCGTCGGCGCCCCTCATCAGGAAGCTTTCCGTTGAGGGCATATCCCTTAATGTGACGGCCATCCTCACCATGGACCAGATAAGGACTGCGGCGGAGTCCCTGGCGCCGGAGGCAAGGAGCATCGTCTCCGTCTTCGCAGGGAGGATTGCCGATACGGGAAGGGATCCCGTTCCCATGATGAAGGAGGCGGCAGAGTACCTCAAGGGGTTCCCCCATATCGAGCTTCTCTGGGCAAGCCCCCGCGAGCTCCTCAACATATTCCATGCCGATGAATGCGGGTGCCATATCATCACCGTGACGGCAGACCTTCTAAAAAAGCTCTCCATGGTAGGCATGGATCTCGAAGAGCTTTCTCTCGAGACGGTGAAAATGTTTTACCGCGACGGGCAGTCCCTGGGCTACCGGATAGAGGCCTAG
- a CDS encoding Xaa-Pro peptidase family protein has translation MNKSLLKEKIAQAHGIMKEKAIDLWLTFVRESDTIRDPALQLILGKGVTWQSAFVITATGATCAIVGSLDVANIESTGLYRRVTGYVAGIKEPLIELLREHDPAKIAINTSKNDVMSDGLTHGMYCLLMDMLEGSPYKERLVSSEDLMAALRGRKSAGEIALIEKAVAITEDIFTHVTGSLKRGYTEKEVASLINAETAARNVVPAWDTAHCPAVFTGPESAGAHASPTERVIEGGHVMNVDFGVKYEDYCSDLQRTWYFLKEGEEGPPQEVQKAFETVKEAIEKAAEFIRPGMEGYRVDEVARGHITAAGYEEYPHGLGHQVGRSTHDGAGLLCPRWERYGLLPFLKVEEGQVYTLEPRVTLPRYGVLTMEEIIVVTPGGCRFLSHPQKELFLVAR, from the coding sequence ATGAACAAAAGCCTCCTGAAAGAGAAAATTGCCCAGGCCCACGGGATAATGAAGGAAAAGGCCATCGACCTCTGGCTCACTTTCGTGAGAGAGAGCGACACTATCAGGGATCCTGCGCTTCAGCTCATACTGGGAAAGGGCGTGACGTGGCAGTCGGCCTTTGTCATTACTGCAACAGGGGCCACATGCGCCATCGTGGGGAGCCTTGACGTGGCGAACATCGAATCCACGGGGCTTTACCGCAGGGTGACGGGGTATGTCGCCGGCATCAAGGAACCGCTCATTGAACTCTTAAGGGAGCACGATCCCGCAAAGATTGCCATCAATACCTCGAAGAACGATGTGATGAGCGACGGCCTCACCCATGGAATGTACTGCCTCCTCATGGATATGCTGGAGGGCTCACCCTATAAAGAGAGGCTTGTCTCATCAGAAGATCTGATGGCGGCCCTGAGAGGAAGAAAATCAGCAGGGGAGATCGCCCTTATTGAGAAGGCAGTCGCCATTACTGAGGACATATTCACTCATGTCACGGGGAGCCTGAAAAGGGGCTACACGGAAAAGGAGGTAGCCTCTCTCATCAATGCCGAGACGGCGGCTCGAAACGTGGTGCCGGCATGGGACACCGCCCACTGCCCCGCGGTCTTCACCGGCCCAGAATCGGCCGGAGCCCACGCATCGCCTACCGAAAGGGTCATCGAGGGCGGCCACGTGATGAACGTGGATTTCGGGGTAAAATATGAGGATTACTGCTCTGACCTGCAGAGGACATGGTATTTCCTCAAAGAAGGCGAGGAAGGGCCGCCGCAGGAAGTGCAGAAAGCCTTTGAAACCGTAAAGGAAGCCATAGAAAAGGCCGCGGAATTTATAAGGCCGGGCATGGAAGGCTACCGCGTCGATGAAGTCGCCAGGGGACACATCACCGCAGCAGGCTATGAAGAATATCCCCATGGCCTGGGCCACCAGGTAGGGCGCTCGACTCATGACGGGGCGGGGCTCCTCTGCCCCCGCTGGGAGCGTTACGGCCTCCTCCCCTTTCTGAAGGTGGAGGAGGGACAGGTCTATACCCTTGAGCCGCGGGTAACCCTTCCCCGCTATGGTGTTCTCACCATGGAAGAGATCATTGTCGTCACCCCGGGGGGCTGCCGCTTCCTCTCCCATCCCCAGAAAGAGCTGTTTCTTGTGGCGCGGTGA